The Ptychodera flava strain L36383 chromosome 3 unlocalized genomic scaffold, AS_Pfla_20210202 Scaffold_26__1_contigs__length_13983176_pilon, whole genome shotgun sequence genome segment ctgtttacacagattgcataagtgctataaatagcacatgagaaATTTCCGCTTCTCCTTCCCCGAGAAAATCACTTCACAAAATTGATAGTGATCGCCGCTCATTGGCAAATAAAACACTCCGGATCACAGACAACAATCACACACATTCGGCAGAGATTTTGGATTCCACAAATTCGACCGTTTGTAAAATCAATATTGAGAAGATGCGTTGTCTGTCGAGTAGTTTGCGGCAAATCCTACAGAAAACCAATCCCCGCACCCCTACAGAGTTGTAGATTGAGTGATGCTCCACCCTTTACTGTTACTGGCGTGGATTTTACTGGTGCAGTGTATGTCTCAgtaggaaagtctgagcaaaaagCGTACATTTGTTTATTCACGTGTGCCGTTACTCGAGCCATACATTTAGAATTAGTCGCAAACCTCAGTAGCGAGACATTTTTACGAGCCTTCAGGAGGTTCGCCCCAGACGCTCCTGCCGCGCAAAATTATGTCGGATAACGGATCCACATATTTATCAGCCGCGGCGGAAATAGAAAACATGATGAAATCAGTACCAGTACGGAACTATTTTGCAAACTGTCGCGTGGAATGGACTTTCATTCCAAAACGTGCGCCGTGGTTTGGTGGCTTTTGGGAACGACTCATCGGCTTGACTAAAACTACCCTCAAAAAGTTCTCGGTCGATCGTTCGTATCAGTCGATGAGTTACAAACAGTTCTTGCTGAAATTGAAGCTACGTTGAACGATCGTCCACTGACTTATCTTTCCACCGATTCCAACGATCTTTCACCCTTGACCCCTTCACACTTGTTGCATGGTCGTCTTATCACAACTTTGCCATATTACTCAATCGATGAAGATGAGCTAAATGACCCAACATTTGGTAGCCAAGAACGTCTCCAGAGGAGATCAGAGTATTTAGGCAAAATTCACACTCATTTCTGGAAAAGATGGTCTCAAGATTACCTCAACACATTGCGTGAAAGAGATCGAGTTCAGGGAAGGGAGCCATTCAGAATCAGATAAGGGTGGGTGATGTTGTTCTAGTGGAAGACAAATCTGTCCCACGGATAGGTGGTCTCTTGCCATTGTTGAAAAACTtaacacaggaaatgatggtttAGTGCGTTCCGCTTGCATCAGAACGCGTACCGGCAAAACTAGTAGACTATCACTAAATTGTATCCATTAGAAGTTAATTCAgaagttgaaaataatgaaacgtGCGCCGACACTGACAAAGGTGCACACACTACAAATAGTAGCGTGAACAGTTCACGACCAGTTCGTGAAGCGGCTATGAAAGCCCGTCAACGACTAAAGGAAATGTCATCAATTCTATAGTAAGTTTTGTTTCAGACTCGCATTCACTATCTTCAGTGACTGCTTTGTAGTTTTAGAGTTTTACTTTAGTTTGTGATATTTGTAACTTTGAACTTATTTCAGTTGTGATTTCATTATGACGTTCGCTATGAACATCCGTTAGATTGTAACTTACAGTTATTTTTTGAATTAGAGATTAATGTAACGTTTACACAAAGTATTTCCGTCATCTTATTTGTAGTTTCTTCTGTTAAAGCTTATAACGAACTAGTACTGTAAGAAGGATTTAATTAAGTATAGTTTATATAAGGATTTGCATTAGAGTTCTCTTTGAAGTTTGTATCACGCGCCACAAACAGAAGCAGATTGTGATTTAATCCGTACCAGGCGTACTTTCTTATCAAGCATGATTAGACACCAACCGCCATTGATCTTTCAGATTATTCTTTCCAATCTTACGCTTATCATAGACACTTTACTCTTGAGATTTATTTCGTgttgttttttgcatttttgaattCAGTTGTGTAAGATTTTTGAAACTCTTTATCTTGCTGGCGGGAGGATGTTGGGAATCACGTGTATGGTGTAGCTCCGCCCACCCTTTCCTTTACTAATTATTTAGATtatgcattgggcgtgtcattagttagtcgtgtcattcattgattctaatgattattcatactacactgtatatatggacctgtgatagtaataaaggtcaagatttgaacttggtcatactaagacacaatacaaagctgtctccggcctattctgtctctctctaaccgAACCTACCCCCAAGTGTGTAACCCACATTACCGTAAAACcccatcactttgaccactcttttaattgaccactccattattgtcctcaaaaagtaatcttattttatccttaccaagtcaaccataaatggaaattagaactttctctatctctatttatttgaccaccctatcatgacaaactattgtgAGCAATTTCTtatagataacataaatggtggttcagaatatatcaaagttgggattcgggaaagttgcctttacatgttttaatcctccaagatggtaagcatttcactatgaactgtcaaaaaaagttgaactttctgataattccacactaaaattatttatggctttgatgatttcctaattaattaaattatttaaaatcatattatttttttcaggatgaattgatagggtttatacagtacaagaattccatacaatgtaagtcaaattttgaccaaaaatgaccaaaaaaattccttaaaaatacacatttgcatatttaatcacaatttgaacaaatctaagttgggttatccctagggacctgtataccaaataacaaagctgtctgaccagcggttatgaagaagaatattttttaccaaagacacattttttttgcattaatttgcccattttcaacaatatcaaaaaattgaaaaaaaaaagtttctcaaaatcatatttttcatctacacaacaaatatcatatcagtaagtactgcggttctaaagatatttgagtggacggacgcctcacaaacggacatacatacatacatacatacatacatacatacatgacgacatacatacatacatacatacatacatacatacatacatacatacatacacacatacatacatacatacatacatacatacatacatacatacatacatacatacatacatacatacatacatacataatgacgaCGGACGTCGGACGGATACCCACCAATAGCtcttatagactatagtctatagtagcaaataaaatgacattCCTTACACAGCATAAACTACAAGCGAATGATAGAACTGGTCACTGATAAGCACTCGGGATGTATTGTCACCAGTAAATACGATTCCATGGTAGTACGTCCAACTAGACTGTTTGGCATGGATTCGAGACACAATTTTGCCCTGCTTGTTTAATTTATACAAGCCATTGCTCGAAGAAAACACTGAAGCATTGTTGACAAGAATGCATCTATCACTGTTGATCGCTATACCACTGGGGCATTCAAGCTTCTCAGATTCCATAGTCATGTTGCCCAGTGTGTCACATCCATACACACGACCTCGATCCCTGTCCGATACAAATAGTGTGCCCTTGCTATTAATAGCAACGAAATGAGGGCTTTTGAAGACCACTTGACCCCTGCCTGGATTACCAAGTGTTCTGATGTGTTCACCATCTTGTGTATACACCTCCACTGTATTGCTACGGTAACTACACACGTACACATTATCGTCTACAGGGTGTATTGCAATCCCTCGGGGGTCTTTCAGTTCATCTTGTCCAAAGCATCTGATAAGCTGACCGCCTTCTTTACTGACAACCACTTGATTGTTTCCAGAATCAGTCATAAAGTACGTATTGTCATCTGATATCGCTACATCTCTCGGTTTGAATGGATTCTTAAAATTAGGAAAAGTAAGAACATCTTTAAAGACAAGCGCCTCGTTAAATATTTGTACACGATTGTTGTCAGTGTCAGCAACGGCTATGTTGCCACGAGAGTCTCTGGCTATGCCTGATGGATAATTGAACTCTCCTTTTCCATTTCCCCTGTTACCAATAGTTCTTACTAGTCCTGTATGCGTGGGAAATGCAAACGGTGAGCCGGGTACAGCTTGACCGTCTATGGTCACAGTAATGCTATTCTTACCCTCAACATCAGCACGGAAGATTGTAGACAGAGTACCATtataattgtttgaaaatttcagatGAACAACTTCACCGTTTGGTTTGTTCAGAGTGCCGTTCAGTTTCTGTCTCGGAATGACGTCATTTCCTCTGGCATCTCGAGTATGTACAATCAGACACGTCTTGTCACCCTTCCACACTGTCTTCGGAAAGTTTTCGATCGAGCACTTCATGACGCAGGCGTCTGCTTTTATTCGTCCGAGATTCGCATCAGACGCTGCCTCGTCAAACTCCACTCCATCGACAGGTTCCTCCCACTTATCAATGATTTTTAAAAGTTCGTCGGTACGACGTGTCACTTCAGGTCGCGTTGACAAAAGCTGTACGGGATTCGCATGGTTCAACAGTGTCTCTGCATAGTTACGAGCGCTATTGACACTGGTGTGGTTGAACTCAAATTCTTCAATTAAAATGTCAGTTTCCTTTATCCTTGCATCGCGTCCGTTATGTAATTCATTCACCAACCTTTGCTCTTCATTCCTTACACTTTGGACCAATTCCTCGGCCTTCCTGTTCACTTTCTCTTTCTCCTGGTCAAACAGCGTGTGGATTTTATCCCGCCATTTCTTGACCGCTGTCATGTTTGTGTCGATGCAAtcctctttcaatttcagttttgtCACGGTGTCCTTCAGCTGCACAGCATATTCCTCGGCAGCCACACTAAGGTAGCGGTGCGCATGCTCAGGAACACGATGGTCGACAACAGTGCAGGCTATACAAACTGGTACTTGACACGTGTCGCAGTAAAACTGGACTTTGCTCTCTGGGTGTGTCCGACAGTTGACATCGTGCTCTGCAATCGACTGTCTTTCTGCCCCTGGCTCGTTGAGCTCTGACATCAATCGCACTTTGTGTGACCTAGTAGCCTTGATTTTTCCGTGTGTTCGCTCACAGTTCACACACAAATATTGGCGACACACTGTGCAAAAATGACTTACTTCTTTATCTTCACAGAGTTCACATACTCTGTCTTGTCCGGATGCAAGCTTTCTCCTCTCAATCACCAGGTCAACCAGCGAGCTCATGTAAAAGTTGTCTTTCAGTTCGCTCACTCCGCCATCTTGAAGTTCACACGGCGTTTTACAGGCAGGGCAATTAAGGTCACCGTGCTTTTCGACCCAGCCACAAAGACACCGCTCGCAGAACGTGTGGAGACACGGTAGAACTTTGGGTTTCGTATACCTCTCTAGGCAGATGGAACAGGCGACGTAATCGTCGTCAATCTTGTTGAGAAACTGGTCGAGATCAGATGAAACCGCCATTACTGTACGTCCGGACAACTCACGTGGGAATGCGTTGATCTGATAACAGACGAGGCCGAACAGAAAATGTTTCCCTATCTTTGCCAAAATTAGTAATACGGTAGTTTTGCATGTGAGTAGCGGAGCCATGCTAGCGGTAGAAAGGAGGCAGGCGGACCAGATTGACGGAACGAGAAGTACCGACGCTTAGGCTGCTTTCAGAAAAATtggttacattttacattttccaattccaagtttttgtaggtaattccaTAAATAATGAATACCAATTATGTCATCTActtgttgtaatgtttgtaatagTTTAACAAAGAACCAttatgtcacatttcatgatttttatcgcaactgttaatgatttttgcaatatttctttgcAATATATCAACAACAGTATCTTGCTGTTTCTCCACAGCATCCTCAAACACACACTATACAGTccgtcgacaaagcctgtatatacaaatatgtatttggtgataatttaattagagtccaggcTGACAGTCAGTTTTCTGTGATTAATACATGCAGGGCtttcattaagttttttatTAATAGGCTGAAAACTTTTATCAGGCGGCTAGTTAAAGCAGGAGGCGTGTGGTTTACCACGATGGGTGGTAACGGTCTGTCGTGGCCATGTACTCAGTCTCGGTCACAGTGCAGTTGATGCCATCGAACTGACCTTTTTGGGCTCGCCTGGATCGTAAActcgtgatattttgaaagcttaGACACCGCTTGCGCGGAGAAGCCAACCCCCTTGCCAGCCAAAGGCGGACTCCCTTTGGATTCTTGGCAGCGCGGGACAATGATAAGATGGAcaagttcacgtgaccgaatctgtatgtctgattggttaagATGGCGTTCGGggtatcaaaatttaaattttatcgGATTTATATGAAGGTACCTTGTAAACATTTGCTTATCTCCAGGACAACGGGCCGtgttaccatggatgtaaaaaatagacccactaaatgaaagtaatctCGGTAAATAAAACCAAGATCGCGCCAGTGTTTTTGCAATCCTTTTGCGATTGGTACTTTTTAGGTAAAAGTATTACACGAGATATGTATAATTTCGTTGAATCCATGACGAACATTCACAAGGTGGgttagaagaaaaaaattcacacgGTAAAATGTGGTGGGTCTTCCTTTAATTAACTCAAGTATCATTGCTAATGTGTTAATTAACATACAATACAACTACCGGTCGGTCAATTGAAAAGGACTGGAAAACAATCAACAACTTTACTTTTCATTAAGTACGGACAAAAGATGATTACTGACATTATGATGGTACAGGTACTCGATGGGACACTACGGCTAAAACAATCAAGTGTGACACCGACATGGTGACGTCACTTTGGtcaacaaacaaactaacaattAACTTTGGAATGAAACAATAGCTCAAACATATGTTATCAAAATTCTGGCTCCACAAATCTTGACCATGTAACTTTAATAACTATAATTTTTAGAAGTCGGCATTTCTcacaagaacataaatattaaaaagcgtCGGTTGGTATGCCGAGTCAACAGAATAATGAATATCTTAAAACTTTCTCAAATTAAGTATTTGGATTTTCATTTCATATCAAATCGCGTACTTTGCATACTTGTTAGCCAGTGTACGATTACTTCCAACATGTTCGGGTACGCCCTGAAAAGTTGTCTATTTAATGAAAAGTTTTAAGATATTAAGAGTGGACTTATGGTCGGTCCCACCTGACGGCGTATCAATAAACATCATCCACTTCAACTTATACGACGTCTCTGTGTAGTTGCATCCTGTATTACGTCTCACCGAGCTAGTTCGCAGACTGAAGTTGTCGACAGTGTAAAgaagatatgaactgtaa includes the following:
- the LOC139125948 gene encoding tripartite motif-containing protein 2-like, with amino-acid sequence MAVSSDLDQFLNKIDDDYVACSICLERYTKPKVLPCLHTFCERCLCGWVEKHGDLNCPACKTPCELQDGGVSELKDNFYMSSLVDLVIERRKLASGQDRVCELCEDKEVSHFCTVCRQYLCVNCERTHGKIKATRSHKVRLMSELNEPGAERQSIAEHDVNCRTHPESKVQFYCDTCQVPVCIACTVVDHRVPEHAHRYLSVAAEEYAVQLKDTVTKLKLKEDCIDTNMTAVKKWRDKIHTLFDQEKEKVNRKAEELVQSVRNEEQRLVNELHNGRDARIKETDILIEEFEFNHTSVNSARNYAETLLNHANPVQLLSTRPEVTRRTDELLKIIDKWEEPVDGVEFDEAASDANLGRIKADACVMKCSIENFPKTVWKGDKTCLIVHTRDARGNDVIPRQKLNGTLNKPNGEVVHLKFSNNYNGTLSTIFRADVEGKNSITVTIDGQAVPGSPFAFPTHTGLVRTIGNRGNGKGEFNYPSGIARDSRGNIAVADTDNNRVQIFNEALVFKDVLTFPNFKNPFKPRDVAISDDNTYFMTDSGNNQVVVSKEGGQLIRCFGQDELKDPRGIAIHPVDDNVYVCSYRSNTVEVYTQDGEHIRTLGNPGRGQVVFKSPHFVAINSKGTLFVSDRDRGRVYGCDTLGNMTMESEKLECPSGIAINSDRCILVNNASVFSSSNGLYKLNKQGKIVSRIHAKQSSWTYYHGIVFTGDNTSRVLISDQFYHSLVVYAV